A section of the Agarivorans litoreus genome encodes:
- a CDS encoding manganese-dependent inorganic pyrophosphatase: MLVLGHTNPDCDSIAGAISLAELLTKQGTPATAIAQGEPNPEAKFLLDKIGFAAPEVRTEIAGEDVWLIDYSDWGQAPKDAKKANIRGIVDHHKLGDITTAEPLECWIRPVGCSCTIVYSMYQAANITPSKEAATLMLGAILSDTVKFNSPTFTPVDREAAEALALLAGVEDIDAFADEQFAAKSDVASVPADELVLRDQKVYEINGKQFAIAQLELTSVKPVLERLDELETALVALKQANNYHTALVLLTDITTLNSTGLICSDEAALVASTLGGTIEGSVIDLPGVVSRKKQVMPPLQREFDVA; encoded by the coding sequence ATGTTAGTTTTAGGACATACTAATCCAGACTGCGACAGTATTGCCGGTGCAATATCGTTAGCAGAGTTATTAACCAAGCAAGGCACACCAGCAACTGCGATTGCGCAAGGTGAACCTAATCCTGAAGCCAAATTTCTCTTAGACAAAATTGGTTTTGCAGCGCCAGAAGTGCGCACAGAGATCGCTGGCGAAGATGTTTGGCTAATTGATTACTCTGATTGGGGGCAAGCGCCAAAAGACGCTAAAAAAGCTAACATTCGCGGTATAGTTGATCATCATAAATTAGGTGACATCACTACTGCAGAGCCTTTAGAGTGTTGGATTCGCCCGGTAGGCTGTAGCTGTACTATTGTATATAGCATGTATCAAGCAGCCAATATTACGCCTAGTAAAGAAGCCGCTACCCTAATGTTAGGTGCTATTTTAAGCGATACCGTTAAATTTAACTCTCCAACATTTACACCAGTAGATCGAGAAGCTGCAGAAGCCTTAGCCTTACTAGCTGGCGTAGAAGATATTGACGCATTTGCAGACGAGCAATTTGCAGCGAAATCTGATGTGGCGTCGGTGCCTGCAGATGAGTTAGTGCTAAGAGATCAAAAAGTTTATGAGATTAATGGCAAGCAATTTGCCATTGCTCAATTAGAACTTACTTCAGTAAAACCGGTACTAGAGCGCTTAGATGAGCTAGAAACGGCTTTAGTTGCGCTTAAACAAGCAAACAACTACCACACAGCGCTTGTATTGTTAACCGACATTACTACCCTAAACTCCACTGGCTTAATTTGTAGCGATGAAGCTGCGCTGGTTGCTTCTACTTTAGGTGGAACTATTGAAGGTTCAGTTATCGACCTACCAGGCGTAGTAAGCCGTAAGAAGCAGGTTATGCCGCCGCTTCAACGCGAGTTTGATGTCGCTTAA
- a CDS encoding FUSC family membrane protein has product MVVNFKLDASKLNWTIAFKAAGLAMFILSLGLVFNLDFALTATLGVVAAGLADSPDFYQHRLQSTLLMMASFSLASISVTLLFPLPWLFAIGLFCSSYLFMRMPVLGQKYGAISLCSLIIAIYTMLGYNTYQNPWVQPFWLVIGALSYALLSLLINALYPTRWLDKQLDQIFKQISLYQLTKTRLFQREANITEIQVKLTAQSADIAEQLGVIRHGLYVYQQRNKQHVGSSQMDRFFKAQLLHERLSSSHLDYQRLQRVLPRTLLADTRTVLVKIARVIGAKHLDASAEKELVSAVDDLETARANLKDVPPRFAYMLKNLHKVIALCFNEQHFPEPEQSFSPFTRISVKQYLSQAADISLSINRHALRMATLMLLAYGLIQLSGDEHAYWLMLSCLLVVKPNYHDTKKRVDKRVYGTIVGVGFAAALSYLRLPDIALTSLIPGLVLLFFLFFHLNYAISVAMITVFVAISLDLQGYPANEALIVRTLVTVIGALMAMAALRYLWPDWQHKQSRKIISQLFANTANYQTAIFNQYFNGDVEETTDFRLSRYHAYQSEAELVRHWQYMLAEPSHKQRLSPDLYQLVGLSHHLLSHLSALSTHRTQLQSNQAAERLACLGELIQSELQLMHDYLLLKGPNRPIVQANNDAFTRAINQLLPQLVGNELLIAYQLQLIGKDLKKIRQLLVNGKW; this is encoded by the coding sequence ATGGTAGTTAATTTTAAACTTGATGCTTCCAAACTTAATTGGACCATAGCCTTTAAAGCGGCTGGTTTGGCTATGTTTATTCTTAGCCTAGGTTTGGTATTTAATTTAGACTTCGCTTTAACTGCAACACTTGGCGTGGTTGCAGCTGGGCTTGCAGACAGCCCAGACTTCTATCAACATCGCCTGCAAAGCACCTTGTTGATGATGGCAAGCTTTTCCCTCGCTAGCATCTCAGTTACTTTACTGTTTCCCCTTCCCTGGCTATTTGCCATTGGCTTATTTTGTTCAAGCTATCTGTTTATGCGTATGCCAGTGCTTGGACAAAAGTACGGTGCTATTTCCCTGTGTTCATTAATCATCGCTATATATACGATGCTTGGTTACAACACCTACCAAAACCCTTGGGTACAACCCTTTTGGCTAGTGATAGGCGCTTTGAGTTACGCTCTACTCTCGTTGCTTATTAATGCTCTGTACCCAACCCGCTGGTTGGACAAACAGCTAGACCAAATATTTAAACAAATTAGTCTTTATCAATTAACCAAGACCCGTTTGTTTCAACGTGAAGCAAACATCACAGAAATACAAGTAAAGCTAACTGCCCAAAGCGCCGACATTGCAGAGCAATTGGGTGTTATTCGCCATGGATTATATGTTTATCAGCAGCGTAACAAACAGCATGTTGGTTCCAGCCAAATGGACCGATTTTTTAAAGCACAACTGCTGCATGAACGCTTAAGCTCCTCACACTTAGACTATCAACGCTTACAGCGAGTATTGCCAAGAACCTTATTAGCCGACACTAGAACAGTGTTAGTTAAAATCGCACGAGTTATTGGAGCAAAGCACCTCGATGCAAGCGCAGAGAAAGAATTAGTATCCGCTGTCGATGATTTAGAAACGGCACGGGCAAACCTAAAAGACGTTCCTCCCCGCTTTGCTTATATGCTTAAAAATTTGCATAAGGTGATCGCCTTGTGCTTTAACGAACAGCATTTCCCCGAGCCAGAACAAAGCTTCTCACCATTTACTCGAATATCGGTAAAACAATACCTGTCTCAGGCTGCCGATATAAGCCTAAGTATCAATCGCCATGCCTTGCGAATGGCCACGCTAATGCTACTTGCCTATGGATTAATCCAATTGTCTGGCGATGAACACGCCTATTGGCTAATGCTTAGTTGCTTATTGGTGGTAAAACCTAATTATCACGATACTAAAAAACGCGTAGATAAAAGAGTATACGGCACCATAGTTGGAGTTGGATTCGCAGCGGCCTTGAGCTACTTACGTCTACCCGACATAGCACTAACGTCATTAATCCCAGGTTTAGTGCTGTTATTCTTTTTATTCTTTCACCTTAATTACGCCATTTCGGTCGCCATGATTACGGTGTTTGTTGCCATCTCTCTCGATCTTCAAGGCTACCCCGCTAACGAAGCATTAATAGTACGTACCTTAGTAACAGTAATTGGCGCCTTAATGGCGATGGCGGCACTTCGTTACTTGTGGCCCGATTGGCAACACAAACAAAGCAGAAAAATAATTAGTCAATTGTTTGCCAACACTGCCAATTATCAAACTGCTATTTTTAACCAGTATTTTAATGGCGATGTTGAAGAAACCACTGATTTTCGATTAAGTCGCTACCACGCTTATCAAAGCGAAGCAGAGCTAGTTAGACATTGGCAATACATGCTAGCAGAACCCAGCCACAAGCAGCGTTTATCGCCAGACTTATATCAGCTAGTTGGCTTAAGTCATCACTTGTTATCGCATTTATCTGCATTATCAACACACCGTACTCAACTACAATCCAATCAAGCGGCCGAGCGTTTGGCCTGTTTGGGCGAATTGATTCAAAGCGAATTACAATTGATGCACGATTACTTATTACTTAAAGGGCCAAACCGCCCCATTGTACAAGCAAACAACGATGCATTTACCCGAGCAATTAACCAACTTCTTCCCCAGTTAGTCGGCAACGAACTGTTGATTGCTTACCAACTGCAGTTAATCGGCAAAGACCTAAAGAAAATTCGTCAACTACTGGTAAATGGTAAGTGGTAA
- a CDS encoding Bax inhibitor-1/YccA family protein — translation MNQPSTINYSAASKLETNKVLRNTYALLSMTLFTSAIAAFFAVVAGIGSLASIGMMVAAMVIVFFVLPKSINSSMGLVWTFVFTSLMGASLGPLLSAYLQFPQGPAIVMQALGMTGLIFFGLSGYVLTTKKDFSFMSGFLMAGLIVVVVSMLLNLFLQIPMLSLAISGAAVLLFSGFILYDTSNILNGNETNYIRATISMYLNVFNIFVHLLSILGFLNDD, via the coding sequence ATGAATCAGCCGAGCACGATAAACTATAGCGCTGCATCGAAACTGGAAACAAATAAGGTATTGCGTAACACCTACGCCTTACTTTCGATGACCTTGTTTACCAGTGCCATTGCAGCATTCTTTGCAGTAGTCGCCGGAATTGGTAGTCTGGCATCTATTGGTATGATGGTTGCCGCCATGGTAATCGTATTCTTCGTTCTACCTAAAAGTATTAACTCTTCTATGGGTTTGGTTTGGACTTTTGTATTCACTTCATTAATGGGCGCTTCTTTAGGTCCGTTGCTTAGTGCTTACCTCCAATTCCCACAAGGTCCTGCCATTGTCATGCAAGCTCTTGGCATGACAGGCTTAATTTTCTTTGGTTTGTCTGGTTATGTGCTAACCACTAAGAAAGACTTCTCTTTTATGAGCGGCTTCTTAATGGCAGGCCTAATCGTTGTCGTAGTTAGCATGCTGCTTAACTTGTTTTTGCAAATCCCAATGCTTAGCCTAGCCATTAGTGGCGCTGCGGTACTATTGTTTTCTGGCTTCATTCTTTATGATACCAGCAACATTCTAAACGGTAATGAAACCAACTACATACGTGCAACAATTTCAATGTACTTAAATGTATTTAACATTTTTGTTCACTTGCTAAGTATTTTGGGTTTCCTAAACGACGACTAA
- the lolA gene encoding outer membrane lipoprotein chaperone LolA: MKKLLSICFAALLSAQAFANDAANELRTHLADLKGFQAQFKQTVIDADGVSIHEAEGKLSLARPAKLNWQQVMPEQDMIVSDGSTIWYYSPFVEQVTIMDASEAINQSPFILLADDRSESWQNYQVEKQQQGFLVKSKDDPLQAAFWVKLNADNSISRFDIIESTGQRSQFDLQGFKANPSFSEKLFKFEIPKNTMIDDQR, from the coding sequence ATGAAAAAATTATTAAGTATATGTTTTGCGGCTTTGTTATCTGCTCAAGCATTTGCCAATGACGCAGCTAACGAGCTAAGAACGCATCTTGCCGATTTAAAAGGGTTTCAAGCGCAGTTTAAACAAACCGTGATAGATGCTGACGGCGTAAGCATTCATGAAGCCGAAGGCAAACTAAGTTTAGCTCGCCCCGCCAAGTTAAACTGGCAACAAGTGATGCCCGAGCAAGATATGATTGTGTCTGATGGCTCAACCATTTGGTATTACAGTCCGTTTGTTGAGCAAGTAACGATTATGGATGCGAGTGAAGCCATCAATCAATCACCATTCATCTTGTTGGCAGACGACCGCAGCGAAAGTTGGCAAAATTATCAGGTAGAAAAACAGCAACAAGGGTTTTTAGTTAAGTCTAAAGATGACCCACTACAAGCTGCTTTTTGGGTAAAGCTAAATGCTGATAATAGTATTTCTCGCTTCGATATTATTGAAAGTACCGGGCAGCGTAGCCAATTTGATCTTCAAGGTTTTAAAGCCAATCCAAGCTTTAGTGAAAAACTGTTTAAGTTTGAGATCCCAAAAAACACTATGATTGATGATCAACGCTAA
- the serS gene encoding serine--tRNA ligase — MLDANLLRGEIETTAERLKTRGFELDVARLTELESRRKELQVRTQELQNERNTRSKSIGQAKGRGEDIAPLLAEVGQLGEKLDAAKAELNDLLEEIKDYALTLPNLPHPSAPIGKDEDENVELHTWGELPSFDFEVKDHVDVGSDLQGLDFANAVKISGSRFIVMKGKIAKLHRAIAQFMLDTHTEEHGYQEMYVPYLVNSDSLYGTGQMPKFGKDLFHTQPATEEGIGMSLIPTAEVPLTNMLRDSIVEEAELPIRMTAHTPCFRSEAGSYGRDTRGLIRQHQFDKVEMVQLVHPEKSYEALEEMRQHAENILQKLKLPYRVVTLCTGDMGFGATKTYDLEVWVPAQNAYREISSVSNCEDFQARRMQARFRATGAKKPELLHSLNGSGLAVGRTLVAILENYQNADGSIKVPEVLQPYMGGLETITV; from the coding sequence ATGTTAGACGCTAATTTGTTGCGCGGCGAAATAGAAACCACCGCAGAGCGCTTAAAGACTCGTGGATTTGAACTAGATGTAGCACGATTGACAGAGCTAGAGAGTCGTCGTAAAGAGCTACAAGTTCGTACCCAAGAACTACAAAATGAGCGTAATACCCGTTCCAAATCTATCGGCCAAGCTAAAGGTCGTGGTGAAGATATAGCGCCACTTTTGGCAGAAGTAGGGCAGCTTGGCGAAAAGCTTGACGCTGCTAAAGCCGAACTAAATGACCTGTTAGAAGAAATTAAAGATTACGCTTTAACTTTACCTAACCTTCCTCATCCTAGTGCGCCTATCGGTAAAGACGAAGACGAAAACGTTGAATTACATACTTGGGGCGAATTGCCAAGCTTTGATTTTGAGGTTAAAGATCACGTTGATGTCGGTAGCGATTTACAAGGGCTAGATTTTGCTAATGCAGTTAAAATTAGTGGTTCACGCTTCATTGTAATGAAAGGCAAGATTGCTAAGTTACACCGTGCAATCGCTCAGTTTATGTTAGATACGCATACCGAGGAGCATGGTTACCAAGAAATGTACGTTCCTTACTTGGTTAACTCAGACTCTTTATATGGCACCGGTCAAATGCCTAAATTTGGTAAGGATTTGTTCCATACACAGCCAGCGACCGAAGAAGGCATTGGCATGAGCTTAATCCCAACTGCAGAAGTACCGCTCACTAACATGTTACGTGACAGTATTGTGGAAGAAGCTGAATTGCCGATTCGAATGACTGCCCATACACCGTGTTTTCGTAGTGAAGCAGGCTCTTACGGCCGTGATACCCGTGGTTTAATCCGCCAACACCAGTTCGACAAAGTTGAAATGGTGCAACTGGTTCACCCAGAGAAATCTTACGAAGCGCTAGAAGAAATGCGCCAACACGCTGAAAATATCCTTCAAAAACTTAAGCTTCCTTACCGCGTTGTAACACTGTGTACAGGTGATATGGGCTTTGGTGCAACAAAAACCTACGATTTGGAAGTGTGGGTACCGGCTCAGAACGCTTACCGTGAAATCTCTTCAGTATCTAACTGCGAAGATTTCCAGGCTCGTCGCATGCAAGCTCGTTTTCGCGCTACTGGCGCTAAGAAGCCTGAGTTACTGCACTCATTAAATGGCTCTGGTTTGGCAGTAGGCCGTACTTTGGTGGCTATATTAGAGAACTATCAAAACGCCGATGGCAGCATCAAGGTTCCAGAAGTATTGCAGCCTTATATGGGCGGTTTAGAAACTATCACGGTTTAA
- a CDS encoding replication-associated recombination protein A, with protein sequence MSLQLNFEADFRPLAARMRPSKLEHYVGQQHILAADKPLHKAISSGQLHSMILWGPPGTGKTTIAELAALYADAEVEKISAVTGGIKEVRAAIERALQNKQVSRRTILFVDEVHRFNKSQQDAFLPYVENGTVIFIGATTENPSFELNNALLSRAKTYVLRALDSEAIQQLLNRAINEDELLKQQTLNFEEGVLEALSTLVSGDARRALNLLEMMSELAEGEGQQKQLSFDLLKQVAGERYSHIDKGGDKFYDLLSALHKSIRGSSPDAALFWYCRILEASGDPLSVARRCLAIASEDVGNADPRAMQIAVSAWDCFTRVGAAEGERAIAQAVVYLACAPKSNAVYTAFKAARLAAKEFGDAEVPVHLRNAPTKLMAELGYGAEYRYSHDEPNAYSAGQQYLPDPLLGHQFYYPEPRGLEKQIAEKLEYLRNLDQQAQ encoded by the coding sequence ATGAGCTTACAGCTGAATTTTGAGGCCGACTTTAGGCCTCTTGCTGCGAGAATGCGGCCCAGCAAACTAGAGCATTATGTCGGCCAGCAGCATATTCTGGCCGCTGACAAACCTCTGCATAAAGCCATTTCATCCGGACAGTTGCACTCGATGATTCTTTGGGGGCCTCCTGGTACAGGAAAAACCACCATTGCAGAATTAGCCGCCTTGTATGCCGATGCGGAAGTAGAAAAGATCTCAGCCGTAACCGGGGGGATAAAAGAAGTGCGCGCCGCTATCGAGCGGGCTCTGCAAAACAAACAGGTTAGTCGGCGCACCATTTTGTTTGTTGATGAGGTTCACCGCTTTAACAAAAGCCAACAAGATGCGTTTTTACCGTATGTTGAGAACGGCACTGTTATCTTTATTGGCGCAACTACCGAAAATCCGTCTTTCGAACTTAATAACGCCTTGTTATCACGGGCAAAAACTTATGTATTACGCGCTTTAGACAGCGAGGCTATTCAACAACTGTTGAATAGGGCAATCAACGAAGATGAGTTGTTAAAGCAACAAACACTAAATTTTGAAGAAGGTGTATTAGAAGCGCTTTCCACATTAGTGAGTGGGGATGCACGCCGCGCTTTAAACTTGTTAGAGATGATGAGTGAATTGGCTGAGGGTGAAGGTCAGCAGAAACAGCTAAGTTTTGATCTTCTCAAGCAAGTTGCCGGAGAGCGCTATAGTCATATAGATAAAGGCGGCGATAAGTTTTACGATTTGTTATCAGCCCTACATAAATCTATCCGTGGTTCATCGCCGGATGCTGCTTTGTTTTGGTACTGTCGAATTTTAGAAGCTAGTGGTGATCCTCTATCGGTTGCGCGACGATGTTTAGCTATTGCCTCTGAAGACGTGGGTAATGCCGACCCCCGCGCGATGCAAATTGCGGTAAGCGCTTGGGACTGCTTTACCCGAGTTGGCGCCGCTGAAGGGGAGCGGGCGATAGCTCAGGCTGTGGTATATTTGGCCTGTGCGCCCAAAAGTAACGCGGTGTATACCGCTTTTAAAGCAGCTAGGCTTGCAGCAAAAGAGTTTGGCGATGCCGAGGTACCGGTACACTTGAGAAATGCGCCAACCAAGCTAATGGCAGAATTAGGTTATGGCGCAGAGTATCGCTATTCTCACGATGAACCTAATGCATACTCTGCTGGTCAGCAATACCTCCCTGATCCTTTATTAGGTCACCAGTTCTATTATCCTGAGCCCCGTGGTTTAGAAAAGCAGATTGCTGAAAAGCTTGAATACTTGCGTAATTTAGACCAACAAGCGCAATAG
- a CDS encoding TusE/DsrC/DsvC family sulfur relay protein — MIEFNGQQFETDKNGYLIDLNSWSEDLAAHIAQLEEIEMSEAHWEVVRFVRNFYLEFNTSPAMRALVKAMAKKFGPEKGNSRYLYKLFPQGPAKQATKVAGLPKPVKCI, encoded by the coding sequence ATGATTGAATTTAACGGTCAGCAATTTGAAACCGATAAAAATGGTTATTTAATCGACCTAAACAGTTGGTCGGAAGACCTAGCCGCACATATAGCCCAGCTAGAAGAAATAGAAATGAGCGAAGCCCATTGGGAAGTCGTGAGGTTTGTCCGAAACTTCTACTTAGAATTTAATACTTCCCCAGCCATGCGAGCCTTAGTTAAAGCGATGGCAAAAAAGTTCGGCCCAGAAAAAGGTAATAGCCGATACTTGTATAAGCTATTTCCGCAAGGCCCAGCAAAACAAGCCACTAAAGTTGCCGGGTTGCCTAAACCAGTAAAATGCATTTAG
- a CDS encoding GDCCVxC domain-containing (seleno)protein: MMNVILECELTCPKCGHKELETMPTDACQYFYDCKGCGELLRPSEGDCCVFCSFGTIPCPPIQENKKCCG, from the coding sequence ATGATGAATGTAATTTTGGAGTGTGAGTTAACTTGTCCTAAATGCGGACATAAAGAGCTAGAGACAATGCCAACTGATGCATGCCAATACTTCTACGACTGCAAAGGCTGCGGAGAACTCTTGCGTCCATCAGAGGGCGATTGCTGCGTTTTTTGCTCTTTCGGAACCATTCCGTGCCCACCAATCCAAGAGAATAAGAAGTGCTGTGGTTAG
- a CDS encoding IS4 family transposase: protein MSEFSKELHVTAEFCQERSIDVFSKHIPMEWVEEAVQQTGRASLRKRRFPAEQAVWLVLGIGLQRNRSIQNVCDKLELAFPDAAGELSPMATSSIIKAKERLGSAPLRYLFKTTAEQWEKQSEFDEACGLKLLSVDGTYFKTHNTEENQHFGFAQKTASFPSVLAVTLMSTRSHILSDAAFGPVSHSEIFYAQQLVGSAPDNSLTLFDRGFTSAELFTSWAGCGHNRHWLTPIKAKSRYHVVERYAEHDVLIDMPVSPQAQQQAPYLGNTWQARLILIPTPKGEIKGFITSCLCPERYPFEDLVKVYWQRWEIERGYGELKQYQLQNKPILRSKKAEGVYQELWGILTSYNIVRLEMAAMAKQHNVEPLRISFINALFLIMDELIWSSNSRTPGAIPKHLKTLRDNGKRLILPKKRKRPNYPRAVLKKPAKYPNRNATRS from the coding sequence ATGTCTGAATTTTCCAAAGAACTTCACGTTACGGCAGAGTTCTGCCAAGAGCGCTCCATTGATGTATTTAGTAAGCATATTCCTATGGAATGGGTTGAAGAGGCAGTACAACAGACTGGGCGTGCCTCTCTCAGAAAACGCCGTTTTCCCGCTGAGCAGGCCGTTTGGCTGGTCCTTGGTATTGGGCTACAGCGTAATCGGTCAATTCAAAATGTTTGTGACAAACTTGAGCTAGCCTTCCCCGATGCTGCGGGGGAGTTATCCCCTATGGCCACGAGCAGCATCATTAAAGCCAAAGAACGATTAGGCTCAGCCCCGTTGCGTTACTTATTTAAAACCACCGCCGAACAATGGGAAAAGCAGTCAGAGTTTGATGAAGCTTGCGGTTTAAAACTACTCAGTGTCGATGGTACATACTTCAAAACTCATAACACAGAAGAAAACCAACACTTTGGTTTTGCGCAAAAAACAGCCTCTTTTCCTAGCGTTTTAGCGGTAACGCTCATGTCTACTCGTAGTCATATACTGTCTGATGCGGCCTTTGGCCCAGTAAGCCACAGTGAAATATTCTATGCTCAGCAGCTAGTTGGCTCAGCGCCAGATAACTCTCTCACCTTATTTGACCGTGGCTTTACATCGGCAGAGCTATTCACCAGTTGGGCGGGGTGTGGTCATAACAGACACTGGTTAACGCCCATTAAAGCGAAGTCTCGTTATCACGTTGTTGAGCGCTACGCAGAGCATGATGTTCTTATTGATATGCCGGTCTCCCCACAAGCTCAACAACAGGCTCCATATCTTGGCAACACTTGGCAGGCCCGGTTAATCCTCATCCCCACTCCAAAAGGTGAAATCAAAGGATTTATCACCTCGTGTCTTTGCCCTGAGCGTTACCCATTTGAAGACTTAGTGAAGGTGTACTGGCAACGATGGGAGATAGAGCGAGGGTACGGAGAGCTCAAACAGTATCAGCTTCAGAATAAACCGATACTGAGAAGCAAAAAGGCAGAAGGTGTGTACCAAGAACTATGGGGCATATTGACTAGCTACAACATAGTCAGGTTGGAAATGGCAGCCATGGCAAAGCAGCATAATGTTGAGCCTCTAAGGATAAGCTTCATTAACGCATTGTTTTTAATTATGGATGAGCTTATTTGGTCTAGTAATAGCCGCACTCCGGGAGCAATTCCCAAGCACCTAAAGACATTAAGAGACAATGGAAAACGGCTCATTTTACCCAAAAAGCGTAAAAGGCCTAATTATCCAAGAGCGGTACTCAAGAAACCTGCGAAATACCCTAATAGAAATGCCACTCGCTCTTAA